Part of the Engystomops pustulosus chromosome 4, aEngPut4.maternal, whole genome shotgun sequence genome is shown below.
ACCAAGTCTTTCGGAAATTGTCCCGGTTGAGCGGCAGTGGATGGAGTGGTGGGGCAAGCATTTGACCTTGAATGGGGGTCAGTATGGGACTCTACTGACCCCCTTCCCCGTTTCCCGACAGCTTGTTTTCGTAATGGGAAAGAGACTTCTTAGGACTCCACCTGTTTGGACATCGCCGAGCAACATGGCTGGGATCCCCACAAACATAACATCCCTCTGTCTCTCGGTCTCCATCTCTTTGTCGATCCTGACTGGTGCTTCTAGTGGATCGTGGTTGTCTCTCATGGGATGTAGTGGGAACCTGTTTCAACCTCTCAACTTCTTTTGTATGGCTTTTTAGGAGTTGAGAAATTTGTTCTGCTTGCTTCTCAATGATTTTGAGAAGCTCCTCCTCTCGGCTTGGCTCAGCCTTTAGAGTAGCAGCAGTGACTCTTTTGGATGTTTGCTCTCGGGCTGCCATAATAGCTTCTTCCTGTCTGACTTCTTTCAGCAACAGATGGAAGGAAGGAGGAACCTTCTCTTTGTCGCAGCACCTTAGTCTTTGAGCAGTGGGATCATTGGTGAGAGCACCTCGCAGTACTTGATCCAAACGGTACCGGTCCACATCTTGAGAACTGAGCCCGCCTTTGGACACAATTCTGTGCACTAGTTTGTCCAGTCGGTAAAGATAGTCAGATAATTTCTCACCCGGTTCCTGGTAAGTGGTGCGGAGCTTATAAAGAAGGTCTGTTGCATCTTCTGGAGTCCCAAAAGCATCCTCAAGAGCAGCCATATAGTCTTGAAAAGTTGCATTAGGATCACTTCGCCAAGCAGCCTGCACTACCTCCATAGCTGGACCCTTCAAACTCTCCACTATTCTCTGCTTCTTTACTGCATCCGTGCACTGCCGCTCTTGCAGGTACTGCAGGGACACATCTCTCCATGTGTCATACCCCTCTTCACCAGCTGGGATTGGAGTGATACCTGAGAAAGTCCTCAAACGGCGATAGCTGGACTCTGGCTGAATCTTTGCAAACTGACTCACTAACCTTTCCATAGCTGCTACCAGCATGTCAGCAGAAGCTGGTGTTTCTTCAGATCTGGCTGATAGTGGGGTAGGAGGTAAACATCTACTAGGCCTCCTATGCTGTGTGTTTGGATCCTGTTGCCCAATCACTGCAGGCCTCATAGGCCATATGATTTTCCATTGCCTACCATGTCCTGGCGGCACAGCTATAACTGATGCAAAGTATTCTCTTTCCAAAATCTTATCAGTTGCTATTAATGCTGCTGGGAATGGTGTATCTTCATCACCCCTGCGATCAACCACCTTTGCATGGGTGACACCAGGAAGTTCATTCACTATCTGCAGTATCTCATCATCAGATGCATGAAAGAATTTACCACACAAGGCAAAACTTTTTTCATCACCAATGCACATCTCCTCACACCATGTGGACACTTCTCTCTCTGTTAAAGTCTCCATGGCAACTGTTTTGTTTGttcaatctcagcagtgcctccactGTAACACCCCTTCAGGCCTACCTCTGCTGGAAGGGTGTATGGCGACTTCAAACTCAATATGGCGCAGTGCCTCCACCCGAATCTTGCTTGAAGCTCTGTAGGTAAGCAGGAGGGCtttcctcttctgccaggggttgactcgggaaacccctgcctaagcttaacacacactcacaataggtaagggtaaaacaacttggcaggtttattgtgagggaaggaattagggatgagccaagtgcaatgaatgcaaacagggaaaaacataaacaggaataaaatatttacaaaggCAGATTTTCTACTAAAATGTACTGCTAGTGGCAATAAAGGGTAACTGCACTCCCCAGGCCTGGTTGGGATAATGGTGCAGAGGGGTCCCTTTAACTAAGGAGCTCTGTGAGCAACAGAGGGGATAAATCAGAACACAACAGAAATGACACCTGTCACTATCACACACTCTGCAGATGACAACACACTCTCTCTACCTGCACAGATTACACTATTATGCTGCAGctatgcatattacacagtccaaTCGTTGGGGCCCAGTTGCCGCGGACGTTGGCGCGCTTTCTGCAACGTTGGTGCACTTAATACTTTCAGCACTCCTGCAAACTCCTTACTAACAATAAAGTCTACTCACAACTCTGAGTAACTGCACCCAGGCTTCTGCTTGTGGCTGGGACCAGGCACATGGATGGTAATGGAGGGACAGGCAggaacctcctgtgtggtggatgtggagacctcctggggatcaggctgtggtgcagaggtggagctcctccagcaggtcctcttctcctctggggctgagctgctgggctgtctctagtcctctgctgtgtcactctcagtgcaggactctctacactctgccatgtgctgtcagtcctctctgctgcacatgaggtctctctcccttctcctccccacaatcccttgtttttcccatcagccctttctccagcaactcctcctatcagtgtcagtggcacagagcagcagtgattgctgggagatgtagtccagtctgctcctgaggagtaggtgctgctagctgctggtcttaacccctgctgcccagcaattacattgtcctgttcacatgttgtgctcttagcaggggttacaactgtatatacaataatacatttggaggaattttatgtatatataggaacactcgacttacagacaagccCTACAAATAGACCTCTTTGTCCATTGTGATCTCTTGTGATGCTCTCTGGATACTGTTAATTTACTGAACTTACTCAATTTTACTGGAGGGCTCTAGGCACCCTAGTCTAACACTGTAGGTACTAACACGTGCATACCAACAATAACACAGCCTCATACTTTGAAGATTTTCTGTTTAGCTGTCTCTGGTCaaagtcagtggcgtaactagaagctaacGAGCCCCAGTGCAAAGCCTGTGCCAGACCCCCCACTAAAGTGTATAGTTTACAGTACTCGTCTTCTcatgtgggaaagtgacaccttatgggcccccttagcatgttgggcccggttgcgaccacaCCCTCTGCTCCCCATCAAGTTACTCCCCTATTCAAAGTCACTAATTTCCAaacacttaggcctcatgcacacggccaATGTTTAAAAATCAGTGGATAGCACAAAGACAAAATAAATGTATGGGTCTCCTGTTAGTGAGCCTACTGCCCAAGCCACAaaaaagcaggtcctattccttcctGTGTTTACTCAGGCAGTTCCTTCTACTCTCATCAGAGTGTGAAGGCACCTAAAATATCATTCACACAAAAGCTGCAAACAACAAACCTAGGATCCATTGTTTTCAGCTAAAAAAGCACGTAAATGTTCCAATGTAGATAGGGTAACccgttttttttgtttctgaccGTTTAGCTTCATTTATTGATGCCTCACTTGTTTCACAGGTGCTATTGTCACAAGATAATCCATGTTCTTCACTGTACCTGTCgttgcttttagcattatggtatGTAACTATTTCTGAATGTTATTGTGTTAGAAAAATGTGATTATATAATGATAGAAGAAAATGTACGGCACATCAATTCTGTAGCTCAGAACAAAACAGGAtgaatccataattttttttataattgtcatTATTCATAACTCGGCGTGTTAATTGTGGACATTAGTCACAGGGATTGAAGGCGAACTGTGCCTCCGCGCTGTTACTCAGTGCAGTCTGGATACTTTGTAATGCCCAGAATGTATCATGAATCCACACATGTGCACTCCCACAAATCCACCCACAACCAAATCGTatgcatcatattctgcagctcaacaaaaaataaaacaggCTTTTTATTCTAGAGCCACACAATCACATCAAGACATGGATGGCATCAGAATAGAAAGTACAGGTGGAACATATCCTTTCTTAAAGTGATACTTCATCTCTCAGCACATGTATATTATGCAGATTCTGGAGTAATCCTACAAGCCCCACTTGTTGTCTGCAATAGTAACAGCCACCATAGTGAAAACTCTAGGGTTGTGTTTTGAGATAAGGTATAACGGTAAAGAAAGCTATCGTGGTGTAGAAAGTCATGTTAGAAATTTCTATTTTCGTTTTTTGGTTTACTGCTAATGAAAACCACAGTTCTGCTTGTTTTTTGGCACACCTTAGTAAGTAGTAACCATATCAGAATCACATTTCAAAAAGCTTAAATAATGATGAAGAGTAATGTCACATGacagataataaacacagtgggcagatttatcaagaggtctgaaagtcagaatatttctagttgtccatggcaagcaatcacagctcagctttcattttaccagtgctcatgaatatgttaaaggggagctgtgattgattgccatgggcaactagaaatattctgactttcagacagcttgataaatctgccccagtgatgtcacattgcACAGATAATCATTGCAGTTTCTGTGAGACCCTATATCGTGCCCCTTTTTGTGGCCCAGTACACTGTGTAATTCCCAATTGTTGttgcccccacactgtattatGCTCCCTTCCTGTTGACCCAACAATGTATcatgccccctgtggtccccttATAGTAACCCCCAACTATTATTTCTTGTAGCCCCTTATTTGTAATGCAACTCCTTTTTAAAGGCCACTATTGATAAAGTCTCTCcttataaagcccccccccccatacttttAAGTACCCCTTTTCTGGAGATTGTATTCTATGTAGCCCTCTTTTCATGATGACTTCCTCTATGTAGTGCCCTTTCCTGTAGAACCCCCCATTAATTTCCCCCATTTTATAATATGCACAATTGACTACCCCTCCAAAACCCTGCTGTTACACTTCTTCCATCTAACTACAATATTCTTCTATCTTATTATCTGTATACCTACTATGTATCCTATTCATCTGTCACTTTTTAATATATATGTCTCCAGTGCAAGATTTAGCGCTTCATAGATCCTGGACCGTTCACAGATCCCATTTTAATATGATGTAAGGCAACACAAACTAATATCAGATTTGATATAAATTCTGCCGTAGTGCACATTTCTCCATAAACTGGTCAAATGGTGGGACAAAATTGACCATGGCATTAAAAAGGTTAATTTATCCTCATTGGCGTTGTCTCCTATCAGGGCAGGACCCAAGCTGTGCACAACATGGCTGTGTACAGCAAACTTTGTGTTGCAGGCAGCCACACTAGCAGCACAAGGGTGATCACCCAATGTCTGTTGTTTGTAGAATGCATGTCCTGGGATGTTAACAGATGAACAGGTGTCAAGGGGAAATTAAGTGCTCTGTCAGCCCCTGTCACATTCCTACCCCCATTAGtcacacagtgctgcccccagttgtCACAGTTTCCCCCAGTAGACACTGCTAAGCCTCAGTAGTCAACACTGACCCCAGTAGCtaatgctgcccccagtagttacagttctgcccccagtagtcacagtgctaccCCCAGTAGCCGCTGTGCTCCGTACATGTTGGGAGCCTGCACTTCAGCCAGATCACACTCTGAGAGTGGTCTGTGAAGCCGGGGGAGGGCGGATGCACTTGCCTCACCAACACCTGAACGGATCAGTGGTAActctttttaataaataatatcttGGTTCTCTGAAATCTTGGTTCTCTgaaggtgcagtcacatgttgcagttacaaatgcatcgcaatcagttttgaggtggttttaggtgcagttttgttattttaacagatgaacgacatttgtggaacaggtttcccattTGAACTCgaaattcacctgttcagttcatgtctttcacatgttaaattaacacaaaaatgcacttaaaaccacctcaaagcttattatgatgcagttgtaactgcaacatgtggcCCACCCTGACAGTATTATCCTCCTGCTGTCCCTAACACTTTCccaaatgtcccccatacagccccccagtaatgtccccacatattcccccagtaatgtcaccgaaacttccccccagtaatgtccccctcaaccccagtaatgtcccccaaacaTCCTCCAGTTATGTCACCCAcacttccccccagtaatgtcccccacacccccagtaatgtcgcccacacatcccccagttaTGTCACCCACACTTCCCACCGTTGTCACCCACactttcccccagtaatgtcccctcacctcccagtaatgtccccctcacctcccagtaatgtccccctcatcccctagtaatgtcccccacgcatcccccagtaatgtcgccACACAGTCCcccggtaatgtcccccacacattccctcagtaatgtcccccacatattcccccagtaatgtccctcacacattcccccagtaatgtcacccacacatTCCCCTAGTAATGCCCCccgtacagcccccagtaatgtcctccacacagcccccagtaatgtgccccagacagccccctccagtaatgtacCCCAcgcaccccccagtaatgttccccagtaatgtcccccacacagtccccatgTAATGTCCCTAAGTAATGTGCtctacacatcccccagtaatgtcctccacacagcccccagtaatgtgccccagacAGCCCCCTCCACTAAAGTGCCCCAcgcacccccccagtaatgtcccccacacagtccccatgTAATGccccccatacagcccccagtaatgtcctccacacagcccccagtaatgtgccccagacagccccctccagtaatgtacCCCAcgcaccccccagtaatgttccccagtaatgtcccccacacagtccccatgTAATGTCCCTAAGTAATGTGCtctacacatcccccagtaatgtcctccacacagcccccagtaatgtgccccagacagccccctccactaatgtgctccacacatcccccagtaatgtcctccagtaATATGCCACATAaatctccccagtaatgtcccctagtaatgtgcccacacaaatccccctgtaatgtcccttagtaatgtgccccacacagatcccctgttATGTCCCTTAGTAATGTGGCCACACAGCCGAccctgtaatgtctcccacacagcccgcctgtaatgtcccccagttacGTCCCTCAcccatccccctgtaatgtctctcagtaatgtgcccacaaagaTCCCCATATGTTCTCCCTCTCAGCTCACTcatgcagctctgtgcactgcttccccctgcaggtcatgtgacatcatcacaggtcttgcAGCCTCCAAGAAGTAATATCCTCCGTAGGCTGCAGGTCCTGCAGGAGAAAGCAGTGTGCACGTTCTCATCATCCTGAGGACActgatcgtgatgagagagggggGAATGCCCGGGTAGCGGGACATATGTCCTGCTGATCCGGGGAAATCCGGAACTACGGCCAAAATATCTGAGGCACCTactccggatcttttgacctagtgacgcccctgctTGGAGCCAGTCTATGGGGCAGCAGACAGTTTTAGGCTTCATAAACATGGTGGCGCTGTGCTGAGTCTGTTCTCCTGAGAAGATGCTGTGCAGCTGGAGCTCTATGGTTTGTCCTCAGTTGTAAACAAATATTCAGGCCTTATCCAATCAGTGCGAGTGAGAGAGTCTGTTATCATGGCAATAATAAACAACATGCCCGAAGGGATTTACTGTATGGTTGCAGGATCAGACTGCTAAGGTGTATATGTGGGAGGCTAGAAGTACAGGGGGTAATATAGGGTTATGTACacctatacaggtggtcccctacttaaggacaccagacttacagatgacccctagttaaagatggacccctctatccactgtgacctctggttaagCTCTCTGGATAATTTACTTTGGTCCccagctgcaatgatcagctgtaaggtgtctgtaatgatgttttattgataatccttggccccattgcagctaaaatttttaaaatccagttgtcacggggcaaaaaaaaaaaagttggtctggaaccaattataaaatatacagtttcaacttaaacttaagaacaaaccgatggaccctatcttgtatgtaacctagggaccgcctgtatatcagtacagggggtccTACAAGGTCCTGTATTACCCATATCAGtacagggaggtcatacagggacCTGTGCACCCAAATATCAGTACAGAGGGATCATGCAGGGTCTTGCATCCCCACATATAAGTATTGGGGGGTGTTTCATACAGGGACCCATGCACCTAAATATCAGTAAAGGGGGATCATGCAGGGTCTTGCATCCTCACATATCAGTATTGGGGGGTGTTTCATACAGGGACCCATGCACCTAAATATCAGTAAAGGGGGGTCATGCAGGGTTTTGTATCCCCACATATAAGTACAGGGGGTcatgcagggtcctgtgcaccaacatatcagtacaggggggtcatacagggtcatctgcacccacatatcagtacagtgGGGTCACACAGAGTCCTGTACTCCCAGATATCAGTATAGGGGGTTGTGCAGGGtgctgtgcacccacatatcatTACAGGGGGAGTCATAGatggtcctgtacacccacatatcaatACAGGGAGGATCATACAGGATCATCTGAACCCACATATCTGTATAGGGTTTCTTACATTgttctgtacacccacatatcagtagaGGGTAGTCATACAGGGTTCTGGATACTCACATATCAGATTAGAGGGTCATGCAGGGTGCTGTTCACCCACATATaggtacaggggggtcatatatcaGAACAGGGGGTAGgatacagggtcctgtacacccacatatcagtatgGGGAGGGCTCATACAGGATAATCTACACCCACAAATCAGTAAAGGGGGTCTTACAGTgttctgtacacccacatatcagcacaggggggggggggggggcgtacagGACAggatttatggtcatttatgtttatttgtgggtttggcttgtctttgtttattggcttggtttaggatgtgataatccgctgtaatcggttgggtgggggttgtggtatttagtgtttattcattttggtgtattttaagttattgtttttgctaggtgtgaatggggctggacctgcaggtaagttactgtatatattttgtatatattgtatattatgtttggtttgtgttatatattgttatatattgttatgttttttacttttatataaaataaaagatctacacgAACCTGTACACCCTCATATTAGTACAGGGtagtcatacagggtcctgtacacccacaaaTCAGTACCAGGGGCGTCATACCGGATCAtctgcacccacatatcagtacagggtagTCATACAGGATCATGTACACCCTCATATCAATACAGGGTAGTCATatagggtcctgtacacccacatattagTACAGGGtagtcatacagggtcctgtacacacacatattagTACAGGGTAGTCATatagggtcctgtacacccacatatcagtaccaGGGGCGTCATACAGGATCAtctgcacccacatatcagtacagggtagTCATACAGGATCATGTACACCCTCATATCAGTACAGGGTAGTCATatagggtcctgtacacccacatattagtacaggggggtcatacagtgtCCTAAACACCTCCATATCAGTACAggaggggggtcatacagggtcctgtacacccgcaTATCTGTACATGTGtagtcatacagggtcctgtacacccgcaTATTAGTACAGGGTAGTCATACAGTGTCCTGTACACCcgcatatcagtacagggggagggggtcatacagggtcctgtacacctgCATATCAGTATGGGGTAGTCAttcagggtcctgtacacccaaaTATCAATACAAAGGGTTtatacagggtcctgtacacccacatatctgTACATGTGtagtcatacagggtcctgtacacccgaatatcagtacagggggggggtcatacagggtcctgtacacacTCATATCAGTACAGGGTAGTCCTACAGGGTCCTGTAAACCCACATATCAATACAAAGGATTTATACTGGGTCCTGtatacccacatatcagtacatgGGGGTCATTTGGGGTCCTCTGCACCCCATATCGGTAGACTTTTTTATTAGTCCGACATGAACAAATAATCTTCAGTTTGCTTATTCATTATTATACCCAGcagtactgatgtattgcaggttaTTATCACTGTCACCCTAAGTATAGGCTGACACCGAAACTGTAAGATCCTTTCTGTAAgatcggacctcagggttgccatagcagcgatcagcaCACCCAGAAAGCGGCACAGttacactagggcagtgatggcgaaccttttagagaccgagtgcccaaactacaaccaaaatctgctTATTTACTAGGACGTGCCAACATGGTATTTcaagcaataacttactgctacctgtttttcaacatcattcaatgtattggccccctgaggccaccaatagagttgaaagaaggtgggcaaataaattcagaccatcattgtagcttctctccaggaagaatggtgggtccagcaggatgacctctaaagacaatgcagttctgtccataccttctcacttttcccgcagttcaaacagccaatgacatgtcgctttaaaatagtgctgagagcagtatcttttaagttgcttgggactgcaggaagatttggtgggtttggtcctgtttggtgaaatcgtgacaatggcctgagtgcccacagaaagggctctgggtgccacctctggcacccgtgccataggttcgccaccactgcactag
Proteins encoded:
- the LOC140128454 gene encoding paraneoplastic antigen Ma1 homolog, producing METLTEREVSTWCEEMCIGDEKSFALCGKFFHASDDEILQIVNELPGVTHAKVVDRRGDEDTPFPAALIATDKILEREYFASVIAVPPGHGRQWKIIWPMRPAVIGQQDPNTQHRRPSRCLPPTPLSARSEETPASADMLVAAMERLVSQFAKIQPESSYRRLRTFSGITPIPAGEEGYDTWRDVSLQYLQERQCTDAVKKQRIVESLKGPAMEVVQAAWRSDPNATFQDYMAALEDAFGTPEDATDLLYKLRTTYQEPGEKLSDYLYRLDKLVHRIVSKGGLSSQDVDRYRLDQVLRGALTNDPTAQRLRCCDKEKVPPSFHLLLKEVRQEEAIMAAREQTSKRVTAATLKAEPSREEELLKIIEKQAEQISQLLKSHTKEVERLKQVPTTSHERQPRSTRSTSQDRQRDGDRETEGCYVCGDPSHVARRCPNRWSPKKSLSHYENKLSGNGEGGQ